The nucleotide sequence AAGAAAGGTGTTCTGTATAGTAAAGCACATCTATTTTCCCCTTCAATATTTGAATGGAAAAAGAAAGGTTGTTGTTTTTATATGTTTCCTCACCTGCCTGGGGAAGTAAATCGATTGAGAAGAAGAGTGTTTCCGGATACGGGGTATAGATTTTGAAATCCACTTCATTTTTTGTCGGTTCTTCAGTCAGGGGAAAAGAACGGTTGATCTTTATTTTTTTGTTTTTTGAACGTAATTTGATCTTTCCTCTGCCATTCTTGAAGCCCTGTGACTGGACAATGACTTTGACATTGAATGAATCTCCAGCAAAGCCGTACTCAGGATACAAAAGGTCGACGATCGCAAGATCTTTGCCCGGTGTTCCTCCGATGCCGAAGCAATAAACAGGAGTTGAGCTTTTGCCGATTTTGTTCCAGTCCGGTCGATGGTAATTATGATTTCCGTCGGAGACCAGTATTATGAAAGGTGCTTCTTTTGAAACTTTAAGTACGGCTCCGGTGATATCCGTGTAAGAACCCGACGGGATACTCTCCGCAGGAATCGATGTATAGAGGGTTTCACTGAAGAAAAGCACTCTATGCGGAAAATCGATTTTTTTGATCTCTTGTAAAATCAAAGGGAAGTTATCCGACATACTCGCCGAGCAATCGACAAGCAGCAGAGGTTTTTGGGTTTTCGTCGGTATCTTGAATGAAAGGGAGGCACCCGAAATTAAAAGATAGAATATAACAATCGCAATAATACGTAACGGCGCAAGATGTATATTCCTGTAGTATAAAAGGGCGGTAAGCCCGATGGCGATGATACTAATTAATAATATTATCAAGGTTCTTTTTTTTATGTTCCAGGTTTATGATGTTCGTGGTATCCACTCGAATACGAGCACTTCCTGAATATTCACCGCTGATGACTTCAACTTCATAAGCACCGGTGTCCCGAACACTGAATGAGAATCCACCGTCTTTGACAAAGGTGATTCCCGCAATATGGGGTTTTTTGAGCAGTGCGTAACCGTTTTTGACAATGGTGTCGTTCAGATGAACTTCCGCCTTCAACTGGAAAGGTGGAGGGATTGAATCCGGCGTGACGCTGGTGATGAACGGAAGCGGCGTATTGCCGCTGATATCACGGACTCCGTTTTTGATAAAAAGATAATAAGTCGTATCATAATGGAGTGATTCAGACGGTGCTTCAGGAGTAAATCGACATACCCTGAGATTCAACCACACCGGTGTCAGATTCTTTTTCGGGATGATGTAGTACTCGAGAAAAGAAGTATCCATTGCTTCAGAAAAAGCTATTTTGAAATCGTGTTGGTTATGTCCTTTGGAATAATCGACGATCCGCGGTGCAATGGTGTCGGGTGTTGTAGAGCCGATAAATGACGCGGAGAAAGTTCCTTTGTTCTGGGCGGTGTCGAATGCCCAGCCGGTGACATCATATTCTGTTTTAATCTGCGGTTCGGTTACGGCAACGAGTTCGGACGCCGAGAGTGACGGGTAAATGGTGATGATTCCGAGAGTCTCTTCTTTGCTGGTGATGGTGAACCAATCCGGCGTCAGGCCGAGGGTATCGATATCTTCTGAGAAGACAAATTGTACCTGTCGATTGTTCAAAGACTGAATCTTTTGGAGCTTCGGTTTTACACGATCCTTGAACAGGGGCGGAGCCTTATGTGCACAGGAAAGAATAACGAGGGTTGTCAGTATTGCAAAACCGCTTTTGTTCATAGGCAATTTTACGCTTCTTGTTTTAAAAGTCAAGTTCAGACATCTGTTTTCGTTCATTCGGAGTCAGGATATTGTGGATAATAAGAGCGGACAATGCTTTGTAAACCCGCAGTAATTTTTTTTCTTTTTTGAGCGCCCTCAGGTGTTTTTTTATCACTTTGACATCACCCCGTGCCAGGGGGCCGCTCAGGCCGTTCCTTAATCCTTTTTTCTTTACATTATGGAGGGTCTCTTCGATAATCGAAAAGATTATATCATTAAGATCCTTTTTGTTCCAGCCCGCCTGCCGGGCGAGGTCGCAAGCCGCTGCAATAAGTGCGACGAGAAGGTTTGAAGAAAAGACTCCAGCCAGATGATGTTTTGATTTTTTACGTCGGTCTATTTTTCTGAAAACAAAAGATTTGCTGTTGAAGATCTTTCTTGCCGCGGCTACGGCTTTTTTGTCTCCTTCAACAAAGATAAAGAATTTTTTCTCCGGCGGCGGAAGAGTGATTTCTGGAAATGAGCTGAATGGATGCACTGAAGCCCGGGAGATGTTCTTTTCTTTTTTAAAGATAGAAGAGGATAATATACCGCTGAAATGAAAGACAACTTTTTTGCCTTTGAAAAACGGCCTTGCTTTATTGTAGGCGGTTTTGATCTGATCGTCGGGCGTGGCGAAGAAAAGCGCTTCGCTCTCTGTGCAGAGTTCGGTAAAACAGGGATTCTGTTTGAACCCCAGCAATTTCACGGCGCGGTTCTGATTCTTTCGCAATTTATCGTAGACTCCTATGATACGGTTGTTTTTTTTAAGGAGATAAAATATGGTGGTTCCGACTTTTCCGCAGCCGATGAGTCCGATCTTCATATCCTATTATAACCTTAATGATAATCACGTCAAGATGATCCAAGGGCGAAGAATTTCAATGACTAAATCTTTTTATCCAGTAGCAAGTATCCAGCATTGCTCTCTTCCATGCACGAAGTGCATCCCTTCCAGCACCGCTATCTTCCCTTTCCCTGCTTCTCCGTCTCTCCGTTTCTCCCTTTCCCTACCTAACGCTCCAAGCGATCTCAACGATCTAAACGATCCCAACGCTCTAAACGCTCTATTCCTTTCCAAATCCGAAATCCGAATTCCGAAATGCCTTTATTCACCCTGTCACCGTTTCTCCCTTTCACCCGCTCCCCGTTTCACCCATTCTCCCCTGTCATTCTGAAGGAGTCTGCCCGAGGCAGACGACTGAAGAATCTCTCTCCAAACGCTCTAAACATCCTGTTTCTTTCCGAAATTCGAATTCCGAAATGCCTTTATTCTCCGTTTCCCCCGCTCTCCCTTTCCCCTCTTCTCCTCCCCCTTGATGGGGGAGGATTAAGGTGGGGGTGATCTTTCATCCAGCACCGCTCCCTCCGCCCTCCGCCCTTAGCCCTTTCCCCTCCGCCGCAGGCGGACAAAGAATCTCCCGATGAAAGTCCTGGCATTGACAAATGATAAAATTTTATCATAATTTATCATTGGATAGGGGTTGTTATGAAAGAGATAATGCGCAATGATAATGATGCAGAAAGTAATCTTTTGAGAGAAATATCAGCTTTTTTGCGGTTGAAGATATTATTCCCGCACCACATTCATTCAGGGTTAAATTTATTGATGATAAGGGGGTAGGATGGAGAAGATAATCGGCCATATTTTATTTATGCTATTTATCTTTTTGTCATTCTTTAATTGCGATCATAAAGTTTCGGATAAAATGGTTATCAAATTCCGTCAAGTAGAAGACCACTACTGGAACACCAAACAGAGAGCAGATTCAGCTGGTATTCCATTTCCTGACTCCGTCGATGCTGACTCAATAGAAGTAGCGAGGTTTAAGGACGGTTTTTACTGGGTCAAGGTCTATGCTTATGATATCAGTGACAATGCCGATTCTGAGTCGGTGTTGGTCCATATCGACAACTTTGCCCCCAGGGTCAAGCAGACCTATCCATCTGATTGGTTTGCCTTTGTGTCGAATAAACAGAAGACAATATGGTTCAAGTTCTCTGAACCGATGGATATAGTGAAAATTCCAAATAACAAATACCAGATTTCAAATGAATTTTTAAATTCTAAAATTTTAATCATTTGTATAAAAATTGATGATTTTTTTGAAGAGGATATAAAGGAATTAAATGTTGATTTTTATCAGCGTTTTAATATAACCAACCAAATGGAGGTTTGAGATGAAACAAGTATTCTTGGCAATAATCATTGCCCTGATGACGGTTGGGCTTTATGGACAGGAGCCGGGTGCGGTTCAAAACGAGCCCAAAGTCAGGCTCAAGGTCGTCTATGAGAAGACCTTTGATGAGGAGATCCTGGATGTAATCTTCGACACTGCGACGGTAAGTATTGAAGAGGCAGAGCAGATGGGCTGGAAAGAGGAGGCGTTTACAGAAGAGGAAAAGGCAAAGGGGAAGGTTCTGGTTTCTTATCCCAAGGTGGTGTTGATATCTGATGCCAGCAAAATGAGCTATGATGTTTCAGAATACCCGAGATGTAGAAGAGAACTTAGATTTTATAGGAAGAATGGTGAATTGATAAAGAAGGAATTGATCCAACCACGGAGAGAACGAGTGATATATTCTGAAAATATGAGATATATTCTCAGATCATGGGTATTCGATGAAGATGAAGCTGAAAAAGAAGGCGGAGTTTTATACAAATCGAATGGCGAGGTTGTATGGGAAAAGAATAAGAATGAACTTATTGCAGTTTCAAGGGAAGGGTATGTTATTGCCACAGATGCTGTTTTTGGTCCAGAATCAGCATCGTGGTATATATTTTATGACCCATTAGGACAGGAAATAATAAGATTAGAAAATCCTTTTAAAGATAAAGCAGAAGGATACAATGCAGTAAAGTTTTCATCAAGCGGCAATTACGTTGTCTTAGGATCTTCGGATTTTAGAAAGACAGCTGTAATTCTTACAACAAAAAAAGGAAAAATTTTATGGCAAAGAGAATTTAGCTGGGTATCGTGGGTGCCTAATGCAGCAGATATAGCGGACAATTTAGGAATAATTGGCACATTTGGGATAAAAGATGTTCATGCTTTTTTTCTGAACTGGCAAGGAGAGTTGCAATGGAAAGTGCGTTTAGGAATAGCGGGGAATTACGACATTAAATGGTCAGAAGATCAGAAGAAAGCATTTGTGATATCAACCAGGGGATATTTGTGGTGCATTGATGTAAATGATGGAAATTTTCTTTGGTTCCACAAAGAAAAATGGGCTACTGATCCATCCTTTCGAGAGAAAAGATTATCTTGGGAGATTCCACAATTCAGTGAATTGAACGTTATTAATGATTTTGTATATATTATAGGAAAAAAAGGACGAAATTGGCACAGCTCAACTTTATTTATCTTTGATAGCGAAACTGGTAATCTGCTAAGGAAAATAGAATATCCTCAGGAAAAGATAACTTTTGTAAAGATTGATAAAGAAATAGGTCTAATTAATATCACAAAGCGCAAAATTTCAATTCTTAAGGTGGAGGTGCTGAAATGATGGTAATGTTACTTGTGTTGCTGTCTACTTATCCCTGGCCAATAAGGCCGTTTGGTAGTGCCCATCAGGTTAGTGCTACTCTTGGGGATGCACGGGGTAGCGTCACCACTCCAAGATTTCATAGGGGAATAGATATCCCGGCTACCAATGGAACAGATGTATTTTCAATAACTTCAATTGACTCAGCCATTGTCCCTGTTGGGGAAGATTATGTAAGAGTTGGAGGTTACGTTTATATGCATTTAACCAATAGAATCAACAATGGGGATTCTGTTACAGGAATCCTTGATACCACCACTACTTCTCCAACCCAAATTGGTGATGTGATGGATTACGGTACGCCGGGACCAGATGGTGACCATCTCCATTTTCAGGTGGGTCCTGCTGGTGGTCCCTATGAAAATCCCCTTTCTCATAATGGTGGACCGGTGGGCTATGATGATACCGGCAATCCCACCATCTCAATCGATTTCTGGCGTCAGGAGTCTGAGGGTGATACTGCCCAGCAGTTGGTTGGTGTTCTTGATGGCAAGGTTGACATCCGGGCCTGTTGTCAGGATACCCAGACCTCAGGCGGGGTGAACAATACTTCAGGGATCTACCAGTTAGTATATCTCATCTCTGATACCCTGGGCAATGTGCTCCATTCTGATACCACCATCACCTTCCCCCAGGTCCAGCCACCCAATAATGGTGCGCCGGTCCTCTTAGTCTATGACCGTCATAATTACCGAACCGCAAGTCCTTTCTACTACTGGGCAACAAATCGGATTGTAAACAATCAAGTAGAAGACCGCTACTGGAATACAAAACAGAGGGCAGATTCAGCTGGTATTCCATTTCCTGATTCAGTAGATGCTGACTCAATAGAAGTAGCGAGGTTTAAGGACGGTTTTTACTGGGTCAAGGTCTATGCTTATGATATCAGTGACAATGCCGATTCCGAGTCGGTGTTGGTCCATATCGACAACTTTGCCCCCAGGGTCAAGCAGACCTATTCATCTGATTGGTTTGCCTTTGTGCCAACCAAACAACATAAAATCTGGTGTTGTTTCTCTGAAGCGATGGATACAACAACTTTGACCGCAGAGAATATTAAAATCCAGAGTTTAAAATCAGATAGTTTTAACTACATAATAACTAATATTAATTATATTCAAGCAGATACCTTGGATACTTTTACGCTTTATTTAGAGGTTGATTCTT is from candidate division WOR-3 bacterium and encodes:
- a CDS encoding DUF2520 domain-containing protein, giving the protein MKIGLIGCGKVGTTIFYLLKKNNRIIGVYDKLRKNQNRAVKLLGFKQNPCFTELCTESEALFFATPDDQIKTAYNKARPFFKGKKVVFHFSGILSSSIFKKEKNISRASVHPFSSFPEITLPPPEKKFFIFVEGDKKAVAAARKIFNSKSFVFRKIDRRKKSKHHLAGVFSSNLLVALIAAACDLARQAGWNKKDLNDIIFSIIEETLHNVKKKGLRNGLSGPLARGDVKVIKKHLRALKKEKKLLRVYKALSALIIHNILTPNERKQMSELDF